One genomic region from Leptolyngbyaceae cyanobacterium JSC-12 encodes:
- a CDS encoding putative low-complexity protein (IMG reference gene:2510096960~PFAM: Pentapeptide repeats (8 copies)) produces the protein MTLNHSPKLNGSLLRQWLMALVGAIALLLITLPVQAVPTGAKFSQQYAPPPSYSNAELADQDFSGQILRVAEFSNANLNRVNFTNADLRGAVMSASTMVDTSLHGADLTQAMLDQVKMIRTDLSDAILANTILLRTTFENINLEGADFTDAILDGAQVKALCQFASGANSKTGVSTRDSLGC, from the coding sequence ATGACTTTAAACCACTCTCCCAAACTAAATGGTTCGCTTCTACGGCAATGGCTGATGGCGCTAGTAGGGGCGATCGCTCTCCTACTTATCACACTCCCAGTTCAAGCAGTTCCCACTGGAGCCAAATTTTCCCAGCAATATGCCCCACCCCCTTCTTACAGCAATGCCGAACTAGCTGATCAAGACTTTTCCGGGCAGATTCTGCGCGTAGCAGAGTTCTCCAATGCCAATCTTAATCGGGTGAACTTTACCAACGCCGACCTTAGAGGAGCCGTGATGAGTGCCTCTACGATGGTAGATACCTCGTTGCATGGTGCTGACTTAACTCAAGCCATGCTGGATCAGGTCAAGATGATCCGAACAGATCTCAGCGATGCCATCCTGGCAAACACTATTTTGCTTAGAACCACCTTTGAAAACATCAACCTGGAAGGTGCAGATTTCACTGATGCCATTTTGGACGGTGCCCAGGTTAAAGCATTGTGCCAGTTTGCCAGCGGAGCGAATTCCAAAACTGGAGTTTCTACTCGCGATTCGTTGGGATGCTAA
- a CDS encoding 5-(carboxyamino)imidazole ribonucleotide synthase (IMG reference gene:2510096961~PFAM: ATP-grasp domain~TIGRFAM: phosphoribosylaminoimidazole carboxylase, PurK protein) → MFNSPANPQPNTPLAPLATQRRVVGVIGGGQLAWMMAEAAKSLKIDLVVQTPSDRDPAVAIATQTILAPVADAQATARLASQCDVITFENEFVDLEALHQLADQGVCFRPSLDALDPLLDKFHQRSFLKQLGLPTPSFTAVTTDDLKATTLHTFPLVLKTRRHGYDGQGTFIVQNTAELDAILPGLNTVPLLLEEFVPFERELAVMAARSLAGEVVIYPVVETAQKQQVCRWVIAPAEVSDLVVDQVKAIAEAILTNLQVVGIFGIELFLTTEGTVLVNEIAPRTHNSGHFTLDACKTSQFEQQLRAVCGLPLGSPAMLADGAVMVNLLGYEDSHSDYAEKRQQLAALNNAHVYWYGKAESHPGRKLGHVTILLNYQPGETIRQQAIAQLQTIESIWYSS, encoded by the coding sequence ATGTTTAACTCGCCCGCAAATCCTCAACCCAACACACCACTTGCACCTCTAGCAACTCAACGCCGAGTCGTTGGAGTGATTGGAGGAGGTCAGCTTGCTTGGATGATGGCAGAGGCAGCGAAATCTTTAAAGATTGATTTGGTTGTACAAACGCCAAGCGATCGCGATCCGGCAGTAGCAATTGCCACTCAAACGATTCTGGCTCCTGTTGCCGATGCTCAGGCAACCGCCCGACTTGCTTCCCAATGTGATGTTATTACCTTTGAAAATGAATTTGTTGATCTGGAAGCCCTGCATCAACTTGCTGACCAGGGTGTTTGTTTTCGTCCTAGTTTAGATGCATTAGACCCACTACTAGATAAGTTTCACCAGCGATCGTTTCTCAAGCAGCTTGGTCTCCCAACTCCGTCGTTTACCGCGGTAACTACCGATGACCTGAAAGCAACAACTCTCCATACGTTTCCGCTGGTGCTCAAAACTCGGCGACATGGGTATGACGGGCAAGGAACATTCATTGTGCAAAATACAGCAGAACTGGACGCCATTTTGCCGGGCTTGAACACGGTTCCGCTACTGCTAGAAGAATTTGTGCCATTTGAGCGAGAGTTGGCAGTAATGGCAGCCCGATCGCTGGCAGGGGAGGTGGTGATTTATCCAGTGGTAGAAACCGCACAGAAACAGCAAGTGTGTCGCTGGGTCATCGCACCGGCAGAAGTTTCGGACTTGGTAGTAGACCAAGTGAAGGCTATCGCCGAAGCAATCCTCACTAACTTGCAAGTGGTCGGGATTTTTGGCATTGAACTATTCCTGACGACGGAGGGCACTGTGTTAGTCAACGAGATTGCTCCCCGCACACACAATTCTGGACACTTTACTCTGGATGCTTGCAAAACTTCGCAGTTTGAACAGCAACTTCGAGCAGTTTGCGGCTTGCCACTGGGTAGCCCAGCCATGCTTGCAGATGGCGCAGTGATGGTGAATTTGCTAGGTTATGAAGACTCTCATAGCGACTATGCCGAAAAGCGTCAGCAATTAGCGGCTCTAAATAATGCCCATGTGTATTGGTATGGCAAAGCAGAATCTCATCCTGGACGAAAGTTGGGACACGTTACCATATTGCTAAACTATCAGCCAGGT